TGAAACCGAAGCTCCGGCCCCTGCGGCGCCAACGGTGACCGAGGCTCCTGTTGTGCGTAAGGAAGAGCCGAAGCCCGTTGTTGTCGAGGAACCGGTGCGCCCGCAAATTCCGACAACACCGTCGCAATACGCGGCTTTAAATGAAGCGATCAAGTCCCAGAGCGATGAAAAGATCTATCAAGCTTCAACGCAGATCTTGGCGCAATCATCTAACGACGCTAAAGCATTGAATGCTTTAGCGATGTACCACTATAAGCGTGGACGTTATGATCTTTGTCGTTACCTTTTAAGCAAGGCGATCGCTGGTAATCCAAGAATGGCAGAGCTTTACTCAAACATGGGTATTGTTCAGCTTGCGCAGAATGAAAAGCGCGATGCGATCAAATCTTTCCGTAAAGCTTTGGATATCAATAACGACGAAGCTGTAGCGGCAGCGAACCTTGGTGCCATTTACGTTCAAGAAAAAGATTATTCGAAAGCACAAGTCGTTCTTGAAACCGCTTACAGACGCGGAGTGAGAGATCCGAGAGTTCTCAACAACTACGCCATCGCTCTTACAGCTAACCGCAAATATGAAAAAGCGGAAGATTTATATAAGACGATTTTGAAAGATTCTGCGAGCAACAAAGACGCTCTTTATAATTATGCAACACTGTTGGTCGATAATATGGGTAAGTACCAAGAGGGTTTGGAAGTAATTAACAGACTAAAGTTTGTAGGTGGGCCTGCAGATACTCGCAATCGAATTATTGCTTTGGAAAATAAGGCGAAAGCTGGTTTAAAATAGAGTGAAGGTGGAAACTATGTTGCGATTCGTTAAACAATTTACAGTCGTGTTTGCAATGATCTGTGCTTTCGAAGTGGCATTTGCGCAGACATCGAATCGTACTTCGACGACAACCACCACTACGACAACAACGACGACAAAAAGAAAGGCGACGTTGAACTTTGAAGATGAATTGATCGAAGGTTCAACGCAAAAGCCGGATCTTTTTTATCTCTTCCAAAAGAAGAATTTTAATTACAGTCGTTTGATTAAGCTTAGACAAAATTTTTTACCCGAGATGAGACGAACATCAGAAGATATACAGCGGGTTCGGGGTGGTAATTGAGAGCGCCTTTAATATTTAGAATTTTCAAAAACAATCAGCTCGTTGGTGTTAAACAGTTCGATCAAGATCAGATCGTGATCGGACATAACGCCGAAGTGCATTTGGATTTAGACTCTGATCAAGTGTCTCCGATCCACTGTCTTATTGAGCTGCGTGATATGGGATATTACGTCTGTGATTTGGGTTCCTCTTCAGGAACTTTCAAAAACGGACAAGCCGTTCTTGATGAGATGGTCTCTTCCGGAGACGAAATCGAAATCGGTCCTTTTAAGATTGCATTCTTCATTGGCGTTCCAAAACCAAAAGCAGCTCCGGGTGCGACTGTTGTTGCAACACCGGCTGTGATGCCAGCTCCGGTTGAAGTGAAAAAACCAGAGCCTGCACCGATGCCTCCTGCGGCAGTGGTCAAAACAGAAGAGATCAAAGTCGCTCCAACGCCTGTGATCCCTGTTGAACTACCAAAGGTGGAAGAAAAACCTGTGATCACGGCGGCTCCGGTTCGTCCTGAGATTCGTAAAGATCGCAGTGCTTATAAGAAAGTGAAGAAAGCAAAAACCTTTGCTCCTCCAAGTGAGGTTCAGGATTTAAGAACGTATCTGAAACCTGGCAAAGGTGCGACCGTTGAAGTGATCG
This region of Bdellovibrio sp. BCCA genomic DNA includes:
- a CDS encoding tetratricopeptide repeat protein; amino-acid sequence: MKKIIVLLPVLTLAACATQSVNETEAPAPAAPTVTEAPVVRKEEPKPVVVEEPVRPQIPTTPSQYAALNEAIKSQSDEKIYQASTQILAQSSNDAKALNALAMYHYKRGRYDLCRYLLSKAIAGNPRMAELYSNMGIVQLAQNEKRDAIKSFRKALDINNDEAVAAANLGAIYVQEKDYSKAQVVLETAYRRGVRDPRVLNNYAIALTANRKYEKAEDLYKTILKDSASNKDALYNYATLLVDNMGKYQEGLEVINRLKFVGGPADTRNRIIALENKAKAGLK